The Nicotiana tomentosiformis chromosome 9, ASM39032v3, whole genome shotgun sequence genome contains the following window.
ATTAAGAAGTCCTCTTACAGCTACGTCCTAACGCTGAGTAGGAATGTGTATATATTGGTCAGAACCGAAGAAACAgaccaaatcaaaaatatttttatttcgatTTCGGTTATTCGATTTTTTTTGTCGGTTtcagtttaaaattttaattatttggttcgattattaatttatttggttCGATTAATCAAAAAATCAAATTATTAGCAAATGAATTCTTTAAGCTATATATATTCTAAGCCAATAGATAATAATATTAGGCCCAATTTTAAGCGAATGAATTTAACATTTTAGTTGGACATCATTATTAGATTTTTACAACAAAAACCCTAATAACATTATCTCTATCTCTCATTCTTGAGAGAAACAAGGATCAGTCGCCCCTCCCCCTTTGTAAATCCACTCGGGCTCTCATTTGTCGGGCTCTCATTTCTTAAGAGATGGCCACTGTCGCTTTACCTCACAGCCTCGCCGGCGACCGGCAACTGACGATTTATTGAGCTTTGTATTTGGTTGTTGTTCCGGTGATTAGTGTCGTTGAAGCAACGCCTCTTAACATTGATGTTGTCTGGTTGTTCTTGTTGTTTTCATGCCGGAAAAGACGTAGATCTCGCCGGAAGTGACCATTTCTGTTGAATCTCTATGATCTACTATTCTTTGTTATTGTGTTACGACTTTTCCGGCGACCTTTGCTAAAACTTGCAGAACTCTGGCACCCCTGTTGTTTGTTCAGATTTATGATTTATCACATTCAACCAATACAAGAAGTCCGAAATTTCGCAAAAACTAACAAATTCGCCAGTCCAATTATTAGATAGAAAGAGCCCAATATGATAATGTTCAAACCGAAAATCGATTCGAAATAAATCGAACTGAAATTGGACAACTGAACTGAACCGAACTTATTTCAGTTCGATTTCGGTTACTACTTTTACCAAACCGAAAATCAAATAACCAAACTGAATTTCTTCAAATAGAACCGAACCGAATGACGCCCACCCCTATTACTGAGTAAAACAAGTCGTCGTTACAAAGGGCGACTTACTGCTTgactaattattttatttttttgcaaaATTAGTAGGTCAGCATAAGTGGGCCATAAATCCCATTTTAAGGAATAAAATCTTGGGATTTTTTGGTtcctatatactatttgaaacctTGTTACGAAAAATGTCTAAATTTTTGTATTTACCCGATCTAAACGTGTTttaactataatatatatatatttatttaaactAGACTCTTTTCTGTGATAGTCTTCCTTATTTAGACGCGGGATATTGGGATTACTTATATTTTAATTAGAGATTTTACTGACGCAATCATCGCACCATAATCAAGGCAACATATTTGAAGAATCCTTCTATTACGCAAGCTTTCTCTGGTTATCATTGCACCATAATCAAGGCAACATATCTGTAGTATCCTTCTATTCTCTGGTTTTCCATAAACAAAGATTTTGCATAAAACAATTACAAACAATTAGCTACAATTAAATTGAATTTCGCgatataatatcaaaattagTGATTATGCTTCAGCTCAATAGTTGTTGGGATAGTGTTGGGAGTGTAAGGACTGGTAAAAGAATTTAACCAAAAACtcagggtttcgtggtgccaagttagattcctgcgtaattatagtagaaattcttcgcggcgagcttgcgagcagcggttcggactttttggattgaacagtaccctacggactgagagaaaaatatttcgcagaagaacgtgtttctgcggccgcataatcactctgcggatcgcataatggccgcagagtgaagtagtaagtttggccaatttaaggtcagttttgcggtcgattatgcgactgcataatcgatatgcggaccgcatatcggtcacataattcCTATTGAatttctgcggagggagttctgcggtgcattatgctaccgcagaacaagtatgcgaaccgcatactggtcgcatacctgagccgaaagtttaggcccttgagggccatttctgcggtcactttgcggaccgcataactattatgcggtcgcatatgcgaccgcagacctgtgtcggggcaccatttttcttaatttaaaacccgaccccattctgtTAAAACAACCTTTAGGtttattttgagctcattttctgatacttctaaagtgagagagagggttcaagagggagggcctaattttcatcaatcaatcttcaaccatcactcaaagcttggaaatactcaagtagagcacccaatttcttcatctaaaaaggtaagatttcatcaccccagctcttaatttcaaacatagctataatggggtactagggtaatacttcatgggtatgagagtggttcatcttgcatgcatgtgataaagagtgtgggaaaaataaaaaataaactagaactatgaacattttTCCTAATACTCAatcaatcttcaaccatcactcaaagcttggaaatactcaagtagagcacccaatttcttcatctaaaaaggtaagatttcatcaccccagctcttaatttcaaacatagctataatggggtactagggtaatacttcatgggtatgagagtggttcatcttgcatgcatgtgataaagagtgtgggaaaaataaaaaataaactagaactatgaacattttTCCTAATTATGGGTTtaatttgtatattgcaaaaatagattgaggttgctaaagGTTCTGGacaattgtagagtctaaagaagtgcaattgaggtatgtatggctaactctcttcttcttagaatcgaactcctggtatccgaataattggtgtaagttccaacttgattatactagaattgttgccttagtgtgtttgattgaaagattgttccctcattgttttagatggttaccatgtcatcatgctatttgagaacgtaattatgatttttcaagctccttcccttatgtgtgaaatgccttatgtgatggtacttatcgacatgactgatgatgttatttgaacaaatagaaagggaaagacttgaattgtaaaatgtgcccaagtgccaagaactacttaataaatgaggttgtttgtgccatgtaatgaagatgggaaagaaatgtgaattgagtggacagttgaaagaggttatgtctcaagtgagatagcttagccgatcggaccgagatcggacgccatgatgtacacatggtggcatttgtattggaattattaaattacattgtggatatggatatgtctcacttgagatggcttaatcggtcgggccgagaccggactccgtgtaaaaatatgatggcattgtgagttgtggcttggcactaaagattattaatctaaaaagatggaaaaattgaattggaaactacgtgatccttacttggtgtaatctttgtatttctatgaaatacttattgattattatgactgccttctctttgtttcactgttcattctactaagattagtgtttgccttacatactagtactattcgatagtactaacgtcccttttgccgggggcgttacatctttgaatggatgtaggtgtggttccatcgcagatagtgtcgatcgcagatagtggtactctttttctctcctcacagcagttttggtgagccccatttctcccatgGGTCATGTAGTCCTCATTTGTATAAGTTtttacattttgaggtatagccggggccttgttgccggcattgtcatgttgctcttttgtatccttagaggctccgtagacgtttttatgggtcatgtatgtatgttggggtagtcgttagatcgagttgtattttggaaatttaactatggcataatgcatataatgaaaaatgaactaacaacgtttatatatttatataactgatctctcccatGTTTTACAAATAGAGAcgcattccctttttggatcatgaatgagtcgggtaggaaaggtttactaggcttCCTCGAccggattcactcggttgagcgccggtcacgctccccgaggttggggcgtgacagggaGATACAACTTTTTTGATGTTGACAGAATTGTAGTCAATAACGATTCAAATTATAGTCAATTGAATTCTGCAATTGCAGAGCATCTAATGATCGATGCCTCCGCAAAAATCATCGAAATCAAATACACTATTAATGAACGTTGTCCTCCAATGGAAATTCGAAACGATATGGGAGTTCGAGTATATATGGAgacgaaaaaggaaaacaaaaacttAGGAATGTATCCGTTGTGTATAATAATGCATGATTTCGATTTGGAATGCAGTATGTCGAATGCAAGTACAATAGCAATTTTGCTCTGTTTTTCCAGTGCTGATATTTTTTCAGTTTCAAGTGTTCTACAATTTAACTACAAATTATCTACAATAATACTACATAACAAATGTAGTTCAACTGTTATGTCTCTACAAGCATTATGTCAAATATTGAACACATGAATATACAGAGGTCTGAATTACTATACTTTTAATTGAGTGCAGGTTCTTCTGATTATCATAATACTAACGTGGTATAATTGTCAAGCAATTGTAACATAATTGGAGAAGTATCAGGAACAGTAAAGTTGATTGGTATGCAAACATCTCCTGCAATTATGGAATATGAAAGTTTCATCATAACAGAACATATGCCAAATGTAATTGAAGTAAGCCAAGTTTACCAAGACAAGCAAATAATTGTCAGTGCAATGAAGTACTGTTCTGTTATGAATAAGTTTCAATTTAGGGTGAAAAGGCCTAGTGCAAGAAGATAGGAATATTTTATTTGTCAAATTCATATTGTGTATAAGTTGTAGTttttttgtatataaattgtatgtgAATTGTTTAATATAAGTTGTTGTGCATAAACAACCTCGTATTTAGTAGCTACAATTTgcataatattttttgaattatttttattctgTAGCTACTGCTTCATATGTGCCGGGGACAATTGTACGTGGCACTTCAAGTCCACCAGCATAAATGAATCAACATTATTCAAGATTCGAAAATTCAACATCTTGCACACATGCTCTTTGATGGAAAACACATATGTACAACGCAAACCTACTGCCATGATAGTTGGCATCATGGTGATGCCAAAATATGCGGATCCTAAGACAATATATACACCAAAAGATAAACAATCTGACATGTTGTCGGATCATGGTGTGAACTTAACACACATGCAAGCTTGGGGAGCAAAGGAAAAGGCTTTGGAATTTTTGAGAGGTCATCCTACTGATTTCAACAGTCGCTTGCCGAGTTATTTGTATATTCTGGAAAAGACTTATCCGGGGTCGGTAGTGAAATTGCAGAAGACTGAAGATGATTGTTTTTTGTATACATTTGTTGCACTTCGTACGTCCATCAAGGGCTGGGAGCATTTTAGGCCAATTTTAATAGTTGATGGCACCTTCTTGAAATCGGCATATAGGGGAATCATGCTAACAACTAGCATAATGGATGCAACAGGTAATGTAGATTAATTGCaaaaattgaatttcttttttcCACCTATGTGATAGGTAGCATATTACCACTAACATATGCCATTGTTGATTCAGAAAATGACGCATCATGGAGGTGGTTTTTTGAGCAATTCAAACATGCATATGGTGAAAAACTAAATATGTGTGTTATTTCGAACCAGAATGAGAGTATCTTGAAGGCAACATCTACTGTTTATACCGGCATGCCACATTATGCTTGCATGTGGTATATTTGGACAAATGTAAGGTTAAAGTTCAAGAAGGGTCATCTAAAGTTAAGCGAATTGTACTTTGCCATGGCACGATCATACACGCTTGATGAATTTAATGAAAGAATGTCAAAAATTGAAGAATTTGATACACGTGTTAAAGCATACCTATACGATATTGGCTATCACATATGGTCTCGGGTACATGCTACGGTGAATAGAACGTAGACGATGACATCAAATATTGCAGAGTCATTGAATGAGGTAATCAAAGATGTAAGAGAGTTGCCCGTAGTAGAACTATTAGAGTATATGCAGACTCTTCTTGAATGTTAGACAAATAAAAAGTTATTGAATGCAAAAGGTACATTCACATACCTTGAGAAAAAATACAATAAATAGTAGGAGGACAACATGACTTTATCGCAAAAGATGAAAGTAAGCTATAGCCAATAATATCAGATCATTGATTCCCCAAACTAAATATATACTGTTAATTGTAGAAATGTTGTTGTATAATTgtagttattttattttgtatctGTTGCTGATAACTTGTTGTGTGTTTGTAATGAAATTATAGGTGATGGCTTCAACAGATTAcatacatactatgatagatggTGTGAAGCATTTCATTATTTgccttcaaaacaagagatgtagTTGTGGACAATTCCAACTTGATGAACTTCCTTATGCACATGCTTTGGCAGCTTTGAGGCACAGGAACGAGTCTTATGAAAACTATTGTTCTCCTTATCACACGAAGGAGAGTCTTCTGTAGACTTATGAAATACCAGTAGACCCGCTGCATGACGAAAGTAAATGAAATGTACCACAACATATAACTGAAGAAGTTGTAAAGCCACCTACCGGAAAAAGGCAGCCAGGGAGACCTCAAAAATAAAGATACAAACCATATGATGAAGTAAATGCAAATAACTACAAGGTTTCATGAGGAAACTGCGGACTAAAAGGGCATAACAAAAAATCTTGTAGGAATGCTTccaaaaggaaataaaaattGATGCagtttaaagtttttttttttactaagtaTTGTTGATGATAATCTGTCTTTTAAGGAATATGAAGTAGTATTTGTTCTGTTCTGGAGAATTATAGTTGTGGTGTAATTATTTTGCTAATTTGAATAAAGATTGTCTCCTACAATGAATGTTTGTTAAACAGATTTCAACTCTTAATGCAATTGATTTGTAGTTGTTTTGTTCAAATACTGGGTTTATTTATTACTTTTCAGCCTTTCCTAACAATATTGCTAAGATTGAATAGATTATGTATTTTTGTATAGTAGTTGTAGACATAATTGTAGTTATGCTGTAAAGAAATTATATAGTACCAATATCGAGATCAAGTACTAACaactttcaaccaaaaaaaaagcCACAGATATTTTCTATTCTATGTAGTAGAATTTTGgacaaaaaaacaaaataaaaggtaAAATAATTGTAGCACAAATCTGCTACAAATAAATTGTAGTTGACTCTTTCTTAATAAATAATTtgtctacaactttactacaatccAGCTACAACTAAACACTTTAACTATAATTTTTCTACTGAAAATGGCaactaattcttttttttttccggaCTTGTGTTTTCTCTTTCACAGCTGGTGCATCTTTTCTTCTTGATAATCTACCAGTCACCTCACTTTCACTAATTGTACCAAGCTCTTACTTTTTCCTAATATAATCCCAAAGGAGCGCTCCATAGCATCTATTGTGTTGATCAATATCAGAAGGTCTTCCTTTGAAATTGATAGCTCTTCAATGCTGACATATTCTGCAAATGCCGCTACGTATACACCACAGTCACTGCAAAAAATAATAGGGTAAAAGATTTAGCATTCAATGAAAAATACAATTGGTTAAATAGATAGAAGGAAAAGCAGCACATACAATGATCCTTCTTTTTGCTGGGGTATCTCACCGACCAACCACTGAATGTTAAGAGGGTCAGTAACACCTTTTTCAATGTATGCCTTGGTGTTCTTGTAGTTGATGTATGAACGCTTTCCATAGAAGCCGATGCATGACAAGTAGAAGGGGATCATAATAGTAAACTTGtcgacaacagattcaacaagttTGTGATTTCGTGAAGAGACCATAGAATCATAAACATATAAAACCCTATCGATAATGTCAAACACAACCAATAACCAATGAAATTTCTCCACAATGTTTATGGGCATAATTACAAAATCAACTTTGTCCCATGCAACATTTGCATGTAATCGGTACCCCAATATATATTATGATACGACGCCGTGGGTTTGACAACAACAAGCTTCTTATCGGCAGGAGCATTAATGTACCTCTCATAAATTTGTTCAATTCTAGTCTTGAACATACAGTCAGTGGTTGTAAACCGTGTTTTATTTCCTCTCTTtctcaaatagtataaaataatatcaatgtgCTGTAATAAATAGAATTCATTATTTTTCAATGCTTCATACAATTTAACTACAATTTGCAAACAAAAAATCTACGGATTCCTAAAATAACAGAATACTACATGTAATCATTAAATTCT
Protein-coding sequences here:
- the LOC104113500 gene encoding protein FAR1-RELATED SEQUENCE 3-like encodes the protein MENTYVQRKPTAMIVGIMVMPKYADPKTIYTPKDKQSDMLSDHGVNLTHMQAWGAKEKALEFLRGHPTDFNSRLPSYLYILEKTYPGSVVKLQKTEDDCFLYTFVALRTSIKGWEHFRPILIVDGTFLKSAYRGIMLTTSIMDATGSILPLTYAIVDSENDASWRWFFEQFKHAYGEKLNMCVISNQNESILKATSTVYTGMPHYACMWYIWTNVRLKFKKGHLKLSELYFAMARSYTLDEFNERMSKIEEFDTRVKAYLYDIGYHIWSRVMASTDYIHTMIDGVKHFIICLQNKRCSCGQFQLDELPYAHALAALRHRNESYENYCSPYHTKESLL